A single genomic interval of Coleofasciculus chthonoplastes PCC 7420 harbors:
- a CDS encoding DUF262 domain-containing protein produces the protein MPVPPIILYEREYNSYELIDGEQRITAIQDFYENKLELTDLEIWSELEGYTYNQLPLNIKAALARRSLSSIVLITESASDPEEALLLKQIAFERLNTRGVALTRQEVRSCLYYGKFNQLLFEISQNHILRKAWGIPIDDNEAIWRNRLYTTMEDVELVLRFFSLRHYHKIKENLQNFLDKYMIKSLGFYDKDIAILRNIFLKTISLAHQIYGKNLFNPKPFELQNITFKNKPYKTYYEAVMVGLSNHLDSEDVLIARKEKVIEATKQLFQEDKDRLLTGGGKTKADIQKRLRLFDDMLAQVINE, from the coding sequence ATTCCAGTTCCACCTATTATCCTATACGAAAGGGAATATAACTCCTATGAACTTATTGATGGTGAACAGAGAATCACGGCAATTCAAGATTTTTACGAAAATAAACTCGAATTAACGGATTTGGAAATTTGGTCTGAACTTGAGGGGTACACTTATAATCAACTTCCCCTAAACATCAAAGCTGCACTTGCTCGTCGCTCCCTTTCATCTATAGTGCTGATCACGGAGTCCGCCTCTGACCCGGAAGAAGCACTTCTATTAAAACAGATTGCCTTTGAACGCCTTAATACTCGAGGAGTTGCTCTAACCCGTCAAGAGGTACGGAGTTGTTTATATTACGGAAAATTTAATCAATTATTATTTGAAATTTCTCAAAATCATATATTGAGAAAAGCTTGGGGAATACCTATTGACGATAATGAAGCAATTTGGAGAAATCGTTTATACACAACAATGGAAGATGTGGAATTAGTTCTTCGCTTTTTTTCTCTAAGGCATTATCATAAAATCAAAGAAAATTTGCAAAACTTTCTTGATAAATATATGATTAAAAGCCTAGGTTTTTACGACAAAGATATTGCTATTTTAAGGAATATATTCTTAAAGACTATTTCTCTTGCACACCAAATATACGGAAAAAATTTATTTAATCCTAAACCATTTGAACTCCAAAATATTACCTTTAAGAATAAGCCTTATAAAACTTATTACGAGGCGGTCATGGTAGGGTTGAGCAATCATTTAGATAGTGAAGATGTTTTAATTGCTCGAAAAGAAAAAGTGATTGAAGCAACAAAACAACTCTTTCAAGAAGATAAAGATAGACTTTTAACAGGTGGAGGAAAAACGAAAGCGGATATTCAGAAACGACTGAGGCTGTTCGATGATATGCTGGCTCAAGTCATCAACGAATAA
- a CDS encoding MAE_28990/MAE_18760 family HEPN-like nuclease, which produces MMFQELLKTVQRNISTVRSIIQVNEKLIRAAFGDKSIITQEWGTEVDSIIAQLTQDAPEPRDWRIYDHCAVVTRLYAIYERFLENLIREWIQVLPDLFPVYADLEERICNTYRIGVARLLLDLTKNRFGHLSIEEVIRGLFYGASGTGTKYELLPDAFLLHEQNLRREALEKMFADAGIGNAWTWVEKYRKIKNFISWNKCFSDGRSLLSIGND; this is translated from the coding sequence ATGATGTTTCAGGAGCTTCTGAAGACAGTACAGAGAAATATTTCTACTGTCCGTTCTATTATCCAAGTTAACGAAAAACTTATAAGAGCTGCTTTTGGAGATAAGAGTATAATCACACAGGAATGGGGAACGGAAGTAGACTCTATCATTGCCCAACTAACACAGGATGCTCCAGAACCAAGGGATTGGCGAATTTACGATCATTGCGCTGTAGTAACACGGTTATACGCTATTTATGAACGTTTTCTTGAAAACTTAATTCGAGAATGGATACAAGTTCTTCCAGATTTATTTCCAGTTTATGCAGATTTGGAAGAGAGAATTTGTAATACATATCGAATAGGTGTAGCTCGGTTACTGTTGGATCTAACAAAAAATCGATTTGGACATCTTTCTATTGAAGAAGTTATTAGAGGATTATTTTATGGAGCTAGTGGTACTGGAACAAAGTATGAACTACTGCCAGATGCCTTTCTATTGCATGAGCAGAACCTACGCAGAGAAGCATTAGAAAAAATGTTTGCTGATGCTGGTATTGGAAACGCTTGGACTTGGGTGGAAAAGTATAGAAAAATCAAGAACTTTATCAGTTGGAACAAGTGTTTTTCTGATGGGCGAAGCCTACTGTCAATTGGCAACGATTAA
- a CDS encoding serine/threonine protein kinase, with the protein MTWSSGQKLHGNNYILEKELKRGQFSVTYLASDRKKHQWVVKTLSDQLIHDFSQPEVDQIQETFLCEAVKLVKCRHPHLVQVKEPLVEGHQVGIVMEYLDGVDLASHAQKGLPESEALLYIQQIGEALKVIHEAGLIHRDVKPSNIRLRTDKQEAVLIDFGLARECNDASTTVDTHTADGFDALELYNVDTPLGAYTDVYSLAATLYFLVTGEIPPKAMDRCMSKARLIPPKQINEQISDRTNEVILIGMALQVDERPQTIQEWLDLLGLQRQIPGSKRQKSPMILIGAIIAVVGVLGLIAAWFLFKPTAIPQEPTPVQTPVSLIYTPVSSVSPITFWSNG; encoded by the coding sequence ATGACTTGGTCTTCTGGACAGAAGTTGCATGGCAACAATTATATTCTGGAAAAAGAATTAAAACGCGGACAATTTAGCGTTACCTATCTGGCGAGCGATCGCAAAAAACATCAATGGGTGGTCAAAACCCTGAGTGATCAGCTAATCCACGACTTCAGCCAACCGGAAGTCGATCAGATTCAGGAAACGTTTTTGTGCGAAGCGGTAAAGCTGGTAAAATGCCGACATCCTCATCTGGTGCAAGTTAAAGAACCATTGGTTGAAGGACATCAGGTTGGCATTGTCATGGAGTATCTGGATGGTGTCGATTTAGCCAGCCACGCCCAAAAGGGTTTACCAGAATCAGAAGCGCTGCTTTATATCCAACAAATTGGCGAAGCCTTGAAAGTGATTCACGAGGCGGGGTTAATTCATCGAGATGTCAAACCCAGTAATATTCGATTACGCACCGATAAACAAGAAGCCGTGTTAATTGATTTTGGCTTAGCGCGAGAATGTAATGATGCATCAACAACGGTTGATACTCATACAGCCGATGGATTTGATGCCTTAGAGCTTTATAATGTGGACACTCCCCTAGGAGCTTATACGGATGTTTATTCATTAGCGGCAACGCTATACTTTTTAGTCACGGGAGAAATTCCGCCCAAGGCAATGGATCGCTGTATGTCGAAAGCGCGATTAATTCCACCAAAACAGATTAACGAACAAATTAGCGATCGCACGAATGAAGTGATTCTGATTGGGATGGCGTTACAGGTTGATGAACGCCCCCAAACCATACAGGAATGGCTGGATTTACTGGGATTACAGCGTCAAATTCCTGGATCAAAACGCCAGAAGTCACCCATGATTTTAATCGGCGCAATCATCGCCGTCGTTGGTGTGTTAGGTTTAATTGCGGCTTGGTTCTTGTTCAAACCGACAGCCATCCCTCAAGAACCCACACCCGTGCAAACGCCAGTCTCGTTAATTTATACGCCTGTCAGTAGCGTTTCCCCAATCACCTTTTGGTCAAACGGTTAA
- a CDS encoding TIGR00266 family protein, which translates to MEYEIRYKPAFAAIFLTLNPGDRITAEAGAMTSMDGKLTVKTEFSGGFIPGLLKKFFGGESLFVNTFHNQTQQPLTLVLTQSTIGDIVGVDLRGNSLCFQPGAYICHTSGVKLGVRWAGLKSWFSGEGLFKLQVKGQGKVFFGAYGGLTKKRVNGDFVVDTGHLVAYEPTIKMNVGLAGGLLGSMTSGEGFINRLTGTGEIYLQSRSISGLVSYLQPKLR; encoded by the coding sequence GTGGAGTATGAAATTCGCTACAAGCCCGCCTTTGCCGCTATTTTCCTGACACTCAATCCCGGTGACAGAATCACGGCAGAAGCAGGTGCGATGACGAGTATGGATGGTAAACTCACCGTGAAGACGGAGTTTTCGGGTGGCTTTATCCCAGGCTTACTCAAAAAGTTCTTTGGCGGAGAATCATTATTTGTTAATACATTTCATAATCAAACGCAACAACCCTTAACTTTAGTTCTTACTCAGTCCACCATTGGCGACATTGTTGGTGTGGATTTGCGCGGAAATTCCCTTTGCTTTCAACCCGGTGCTTATATTTGCCATACCTCTGGCGTCAAACTGGGGGTGCGGTGGGCGGGTTTGAAGAGTTGGTTTTCTGGAGAAGGATTGTTCAAACTTCAAGTTAAGGGTCAGGGTAAGGTATTCTTTGGTGCCTATGGTGGATTGACGAAAAAGCGGGTTAATGGTGACTTTGTTGTCGATACGGGTCATTTAGTCGCCTATGAACCAACAATTAAGATGAATGTTGGTTTAGCCGGGGGTTTATTGGGTTCAATGACTTCTGGTGAAGGCTTCATTAATCGACTTACGGGGACAGGAGAAATTTATCTCCAGTCTCGCAGTATTAGTGGTTTAGTCAGCTATTTACAACCAAAATTGCGTTAA
- a CDS encoding TIGR00266 family protein, translated as MNIELLHQPDSAIARVVLEANEELVAQAGCMIAMNGSINASTTLRKGKGGGILGGLKRMVAGESLFLSVFRSPIAGGEVFLAPKLMGDLLVYEMKGKELVVQATSYLASESGVDIDLGFQGFKSLFSGESIFWLSLSGYGVVLLTSFGGIYKVPVNGEYVVDTGHIVAFEKSLNFDITKAGSSWLSAFLGGEGLVCRFKGQGNVYCQTHNPGAFGSQVGSKLPPQ; from the coding sequence ATGAATATTGAACTGTTGCATCAACCCGATAGTGCGATCGCGCGTGTTGTTCTGGAGGCTAATGAAGAGTTAGTGGCGCAAGCTGGCTGTATGATTGCCATGAATGGTTCCATTAATGCCAGTACCACATTACGCAAGGGGAAGGGTGGCGGTATTTTGGGCGGACTCAAACGCATGGTGGCGGGGGAATCGCTATTTTTAAGTGTGTTCCGTTCACCAATTGCAGGGGGAGAAGTCTTTCTCGCACCCAAACTCATGGGTGATCTTCTCGTCTATGAGATGAAGGGTAAAGAGTTAGTCGTTCAGGCGACATCGTATTTGGCTAGCGAGTCAGGGGTTGATATTGATCTCGGCTTTCAAGGGTTTAAATCTCTGTTTTCAGGTGAATCGATTTTTTGGTTGAGTCTTAGCGGCTATGGGGTTGTTTTGTTAACCTCATTTGGCGGAATTTATAAAGTACCTGTCAATGGGGAATATGTTGTCGATACAGGTCATATTGTCGCCTTTGAAAAAAGTCTGAATTTTGATATTACCAAAGCCGGATCGAGTTGGCTGAGTGCCTTTTTGGGTGGAGAAGGACTGGTTTGTCGATTTAAAGGACAAGGAAACGTCTATTGCCAAACTCACAATCCTGGTGCTTTTGGTTCTCAGGTTGGTTCTAAACTACCGCCACAATGA
- a CDS encoding TIGR00266 family protein, with protein MSQRISYKIEHSPSYASLVINLKTNETVLVESGAMAAMDTCIKMKSRAKGGLMKGLGRMVSGESFFISEFTAEGKSGELYVSPGVPGDICHYYLQENALMIQSSGFVAASPTVEIDTKFQGFKGFFSGESLFLIRATGVGDIWFSSYGAIVEIPVAGDYVVDTSYIVAFEDTLNYNVEMLGGLSFRGLRTGILGGEGLVCRFNGEGRLWVQSRELYSLINFLNPFRPTKSNN; from the coding sequence ATGAGTCAGCGAATTTCTTATAAAATAGAGCATTCACCATCTTATGCTTCTTTGGTGATTAACTTGAAAACCAATGAAACGGTTTTAGTTGAATCCGGTGCTATGGCGGCAATGGATACTTGTATTAAAATGAAGTCCAGGGCTAAGGGTGGCTTGATGAAAGGACTTGGGCGAATGGTGAGTGGTGAGTCCTTTTTTATTAGTGAGTTTACCGCTGAAGGAAAATCAGGAGAGTTGTATGTTTCCCCTGGAGTACCGGGAGATATTTGTCATTATTACTTGCAAGAGAATGCCTTAATGATTCAATCCTCTGGATTTGTCGCCGCCAGTCCCACGGTAGAAATAGATACCAAGTTTCAGGGGTTTAAAGGCTTCTTTAGTGGTGAGTCCTTATTTTTAATTCGGGCAACGGGAGTCGGGGATATTTGGTTTAGTTCTTATGGGGCGATTGTGGAAATTCCTGTAGCTGGGGATTATGTGGTGGATACCAGTTATATTGTGGCATTTGAAGATACGTTGAATTATAACGTAGAAATGCTGGGCGGTTTATCGTTTCGTGGATTAAGAACAGGGATTTTGGGGGGTGAAGGATTGGTTTGTCGGTTTAATGGAGAAGGGCGGTTATGGGTGCAGTCAAGAGAACTGTATAGTTTGATTAATTTCTTAAATCCCTTCCGCCCGACGAAGAGTAATAATTAG
- a CDS encoding REP-associated tyrosine transposase has protein sequence MYEYRRLTPTQRAELVQQRLSRGYPPHAPPHVVTDKEFYLLTAACYEHKCHVKDECRRQELLNLLFDVFVTAGMEIRAWVVLPNHYHLLVHLTNFDELSRLFRLVHGRTSYQWNRDDNVTRRKVWYRYSDRAIRSERHYFATLNYIHYNPVKHGWSHSPYDWCGSSVHWYLANFGRQWLRDAWIEYPVRDYGKDWDDFEQDGY, from the coding sequence ATGTATGAATATCGCCGACTAACTCCCACACAACGAGCTGAATTAGTTCAGCAACGTTTATCTCGTGGTTATCCACCTCACGCGCCGCCCCATGTTGTGACTGACAAGGAATTTTATCTCTTAACAGCAGCTTGTTATGAACACAAGTGCCATGTTAAGGATGAATGTCGCCGCCAAGAGTTACTCAATTTGCTATTTGATGTGTTCGTAACTGCTGGTATGGAAATCCGCGCCTGGGTGGTTCTGCCAAATCACTATCATCTCTTGGTACATCTGACTAATTTTGATGAGTTGAGTCGCCTGTTTCGCTTAGTACATGGTCGTACATCTTATCAATGGAATCGGGATGATAATGTCACCCGTCGTAAGGTTTGGTATCGTTATAGCGATCGCGCTATTCGCTCAGAACGACATTATTTTGCTACTTTAAACTATATCCATTACAATCCAGTTAAACATGGCTGGAGCCACTCTCCTTATGATTGGTGTGGAAGTAGCGTTCATTGGTATCTGGCAAATTTCGGACGCCAGTGGTTGAGAGATGCGTGGATTGAATATCCAGTGCGTGACTACGGTAAGGATTGGGATGATTTTGAGCAAGATGGTTATTAA
- a CDS encoding M48 family metallopeptidase, whose product MSNAPTNRNPPPSNRQLLILLGLFIGFIVAVLWLLNLLVNGLIGMIPLSVEQKLGAVIVPVYEKQAKPSPTQDTLNQLLDRLEQKLPAEQQKGRDYQVLYLPESTVNAIALPGDAIVIYQGLLEQAESENELMMVLAHELGHFAHRDHLRGLGRVLVVRVALAYFLGDAGALQSAASGAVEAIARSQYSQSQEQEADAFGLMLLYDTYGHVAGATDFFERMSEKPGANFAFLSTHPAPKKRVEELERLIKKQGYEIGTRSPLPKTLK is encoded by the coding sequence ATGTCTAATGCTCCAACGAATCGGAATCCACCGCCGAGTAATCGCCAACTCCTAATTTTATTGGGGCTATTTATCGGTTTTATTGTGGCTGTTCTCTGGCTGTTGAATCTGCTGGTGAATGGTTTAATTGGGATGATTCCGCTGAGTGTGGAACAAAAATTGGGGGCGGTAATTGTGCCAGTTTATGAGAAACAAGCTAAACCGTCCCCAACTCAAGATACTTTGAACCAATTATTAGATCGTTTGGAACAGAAACTTCCCGCCGAACAGCAAAAAGGGCGGGATTATCAGGTGCTGTATTTGCCAGAGTCTACGGTGAATGCGATCGCGTTACCGGGAGATGCTATTGTTATTTATCAGGGTTTACTGGAACAGGCGGAGTCTGAGAATGAATTGATGATGGTTTTAGCCCATGAATTGGGTCATTTTGCTCACCGGGATCACCTTCGGGGTTTGGGACGAGTTTTGGTGGTAAGGGTAGCCTTAGCCTATTTCCTCGGAGATGCAGGAGCCTTACAATCAGCGGCTTCGGGGGCGGTGGAGGCAATCGCGCGATCGCAGTATTCTCAGTCTCAGGAACAGGAAGCGGATGCCTTTGGCTTAATGTTATTATATGACACTTATGGTCATGTCGCCGGGGCTACGGACTTTTTTGAACGAATGAGTGAGAAACCCGGAGCAAATTTTGCCTTCCTGTCAACCCATCCCGCACCCAAAAAACGGGTGGAAGAGTTGGAACGTTTGATTAAAAAGCAAGGGTATGAAATCGGGACGCGATCGCCTTTACCAAAAACGTTAAAATGA
- a CDS encoding cytochrome P450 has translation MKPLTGPRTPRFLRIFRIIKLIFRPLDYLENYAQRYGDMIKIGGDNAPPFVYVSNPQAIKEIFTADPELFESGRGNGVLRYLVGDNSLLMLDGEPHQRQRRLLMPPFHGDRLREYGQLICDITETVTAEWTVGQPLLIRTYTQEITLRVILQAVFGLNQGERYTQLRHLLSTLLAAFDSPLSSTLLFFPWLRQDWGAWSPWGRFLQLKQQIKQLIFDEIRERREQGDESRTDILTLLLSARDEAGDPMTDEELHDQLMTLLIAGHETTASALVWALYWIHYLPDVRQKLLEELETLDAEGDPMAISRLPYLTAVCQETLRIYPIAPSTFIRIPKSPIEIMGYQFEAGTALMPSIYLVHHRDDIYPQPKQFKPERFLERQYSPYEYLPFGGGNRRCIGSALALLEMKLVLATILSQFELALTDNRPVKPMRRGLTIAPPGNLRMVPKQRRQQKAPAMV, from the coding sequence ATGAAACCACTAACCGGTCCGCGCACACCCCGATTTCTGAGAATTTTCCGGATCATCAAGCTGATTTTTCGCCCCTTGGACTACCTAGAGAATTATGCTCAACGGTATGGAGATATGATCAAAATTGGCGGGGATAACGCTCCTCCCTTTGTCTATGTCAGCAATCCCCAGGCGATTAAAGAAATCTTTACGGCTGATCCAGAGTTATTTGAATCGGGTCGAGGAAATGGGGTGTTACGCTATTTAGTCGGGGATAACTCACTGCTGATGTTAGATGGTGAACCCCATCAGCGCCAACGCCGTCTGCTGATGCCTCCCTTTCATGGCGATCGCTTGCGAGAGTATGGTCAGCTTATTTGTGATATTACGGAAACGGTAACAGCAGAATGGACAGTGGGTCAACCGTTGCTCATCCGTACCTATACCCAAGAGATTACCCTGCGGGTGATATTACAAGCCGTATTTGGCTTGAATCAGGGAGAACGTTACACCCAACTGAGACACCTGTTGAGTACCCTCTTGGCAGCCTTTGACTCTCCTCTTAGTTCCACTCTGCTCTTTTTCCCTTGGCTGCGACAGGATTGGGGTGCGTGGAGTCCATGGGGGCGTTTTTTGCAGTTAAAGCAGCAAATCAAACAGTTGATTTTTGATGAAATTCGCGAACGTCGCGAGCAAGGGGATGAGTCACGAACCGATATTCTAACATTACTCCTATCGGCGCGAGATGAAGCAGGTGATCCGATGACGGATGAGGAATTACATGATCAGTTAATGACACTTTTAATCGCTGGTCATGAAACTACGGCGTCTGCATTGGTTTGGGCATTGTATTGGATTCATTATCTACCAGACGTGCGTCAGAAGCTGCTTGAGGAATTAGAAACCTTGGATGCAGAGGGCGATCCGATGGCAATTTCTCGGCTTCCCTATCTGACAGCCGTCTGTCAAGAAACCCTGAGAATTTATCCCATTGCTCCGAGTACCTTCATTCGGATTCCCAAATCACCCATAGAAATCATGGGATATCAGTTTGAAGCAGGTACAGCGTTGATGCCTTCTATTTATTTAGTTCATCATCGGGACGATATCTATCCCCAACCCAAGCAATTTAAACCGGAACGTTTTCTAGAACGGCAATATTCCCCTTACGAATATTTACCCTTTGGTGGCGGGAACCGTCGCTGTATTGGTTCAGCGTTGGCATTGTTGGAAATGAAGCTGGTGCTGGCGACTATTTTGTCACAGTTTGAACTGGCATTAACTGATAATCGTCCGGTGAAGCCGATGCGTCGCGGTTTAACAATTGCGCCTCCTGGTAACCTGCGAATGGTTCCCAAGCAGCGTCGGCAACAGAAAGCCCCAGCGATGGTTTAG
- a CDS encoding cytochrome P450: MTQLDGPGGSLIIQTLRTIRWIFRPFDVLEEYTQRYGDTFFIWKNASPPVVYFTHPQAIQQIFTADSTHLESASGNGILLPIVGENSLFLLDGGRHQRQRRLLMPPFHGDRMRTYSEIINTITEQVISQWQIGKPFYVRSATQEITLRVILSAVFGLHQGERYQKLRQLFSSMLDSISSPWTALFLFFPSLQWDLGAWSPWGCFIRQRRQIDQLLYTEIRERRETADQGGEDILSLLLSARDEAGQSMSDEELRDELLSLLFAGHETTASALAWALYWIDYLPDVREKLLSELATLPADADSSTIARLPYLTAVCQETLRIYPIVLNPFPRIVKSPIEIMGQTFAPGTTLLPSIYLTHQREDIYPEPKRFKPERFLERQYSQYEYLPFGGGTRRCIGSALALFEMKLVLAKIISRCELTLADQRPIKPTRRGLTVAPPSTMRMKVTQFRSQKTPAMV, translated from the coding sequence ATGACACAACTGGATGGTCCTGGCGGATCTCTGATAATCCAAACACTACGGACAATTCGTTGGATTTTCCGCCCCTTCGATGTTCTGGAGGAGTACACCCAACGCTATGGTGATACCTTTTTCATCTGGAAAAATGCATCACCCCCTGTTGTGTATTTCACCCATCCCCAGGCAATTCAACAAATTTTCACGGCTGATTCAACCCATTTAGAATCGGCGAGTGGGAATGGAATATTACTGCCCATAGTGGGCGAAAACTCACTATTTTTACTAGATGGTGGTCGCCATCAGCGTCAGCGTCGCTTACTTATGCCTCCCTTTCACGGCGATCGCATGCGTACTTATAGTGAGATAATTAATACCATTACTGAACAAGTCATCAGTCAGTGGCAAATTGGTAAACCTTTTTATGTCCGTTCGGCTACCCAAGAAATTACCCTACGAGTAATTCTCAGTGCAGTTTTTGGTTTACATCAGGGAGAACGTTATCAGAAACTCCGGCAACTTTTCAGTTCGATGCTTGATTCTATTTCCTCTCCTTGGACTGCCCTATTCCTATTTTTTCCGTCACTACAATGGGATTTAGGAGCGTGGAGTCCCTGGGGATGTTTTATTCGTCAACGACGGCAAATTGACCAGCTTTTGTATACAGAGATTCGAGAACGTCGGGAAACAGCCGATCAGGGTGGTGAAGATATCCTCAGTTTACTGTTGAGTGCGCGAGATGAAGCAGGTCAATCCATGAGTGATGAGGAATTACGGGATGAGTTGCTGTCGCTATTATTTGCAGGTCATGAAACAACGGCTTCAGCATTAGCTTGGGCATTGTACTGGATTGATTATCTCCCAGACGTTCGGGAAAAACTATTAAGTGAACTGGCAACTTTACCTGCTGATGCTGACTCCAGCACCATTGCTCGTCTGCCTTATCTTACAGCCGTGTGCCAGGAAACTCTACGGATTTACCCGATAGTTTTAAATCCTTTTCCCCGAATTGTTAAATCTCCCATCGAAATTATGGGTCAAACCTTTGCTCCAGGGACAACACTCCTCCCTTCGATTTATTTGACTCATCAACGGGAAGATATTTATCCAGAACCGAAACGGTTTAAACCGGAACGTTTTTTGGAACGGCAATATTCTCAGTACGAGTATTTACCCTTTGGTGGAGGAACTCGTCGCTGTATTGGGTCAGCACTTGCTCTATTTGAAATGAAATTGGTGTTAGCAAAGATTATATCGCGCTGTGAACTAACCTTGGCAGATCAGCGTCCGATTAAGCCAACTCGTCGAGGTTTAACTGTTGCTCCTCCGTCAACAATGCGGATGAAAGTTACGCAGTTTCGGAGTCAGAAAACACCTGCGATGGTTTAA
- a CDS encoding sensor histidine kinase, producing the protein MLFSNSRYPPVSPQNTLMGQQNPLNLNKNLSEIFPFTWIKEGIRNLSISQKISYGYALAIGLSILGTTGGLILGNYYQEQAQQQERVADQQHHLLSNLENVTLAVRSHPQELLTASVNSNQIDAQKNQYLADVDRMKRLLSELDTFIQEYPDDLDINTAELHHLLQEYEANIDAYNQVMESLWQISESENLKPEEVTAIQQELLKALHHPSTSQVMAQFNHLSHHVEDAKTNAEAQQSQVHQQLAQAEALRLRIIVSSLLLSVGIAVLLATITSRAIAHPIETVTHVASAIVKESNLEIRTPVTTNDEVGSLATSLNQLVQWVDDSTQELTQARQTLEQRVDERTQELTQALRELQQTQAQLIQREKMSSLGQMVAGIAHEINNPINFIYGNLDYAKRSINDLLILLELYRQEYPQPNAAIQEQSEAMDLDFLIADMPKMLSSLKSGAERIQEVVLSLRNFCRLDEAQLKRADIHEGLENTLLLVGHRIQPNINLVKKYSQLPRIDCYPAQLNQAFINIISNAIDALEEVQGKAIPTIVIRSETIDNRWIRVSVWNNGAAIPGEIKDRIFDPFFTTKAVGKGTGMGLAICYQIVKKHQGKIEVTSEPEKGTEFAITLPIQTEQEMALSA; encoded by the coding sequence ATGCTTTTTTCCAATTCCCGCTATCCCCCAGTCTCCCCCCAAAATACCTTAATGGGTCAGCAAAACCCATTAAACTTGAATAAGAATTTATCCGAGATTTTCCCTTTCACCTGGATCAAAGAAGGGATTCGCAACCTCAGCATATCTCAGAAAATTAGTTACGGCTACGCCTTGGCGATCGGCTTATCCATTCTGGGAACAACCGGAGGATTAATTCTCGGTAATTATTACCAAGAACAAGCCCAACAACAAGAACGAGTTGCCGATCAGCAGCACCATCTCCTCAGCAACTTGGAAAATGTCACCTTGGCTGTGCGATCGCATCCGCAAGAATTACTTACAGCCTCGGTGAACTCTAACCAGATTGACGCCCAAAAGAATCAGTATTTAGCCGATGTGGATCGGATGAAACGCCTACTCTCTGAGTTAGATACGTTCATCCAAGAGTATCCCGATGACTTGGACATTAACACGGCTGAATTACATCATCTGCTTCAGGAGTATGAAGCGAATATAGACGCCTACAATCAAGTGATGGAATCACTCTGGCAAATCAGTGAATCGGAGAACCTGAAGCCAGAGGAGGTTACTGCGATACAACAAGAACTCTTAAAAGCACTGCATCACCCTTCTACCAGCCAAGTGATGGCTCAATTCAATCATCTATCCCACCATGTAGAGGATGCCAAAACTAACGCTGAAGCGCAACAGTCTCAGGTACATCAACAACTAGCACAAGCAGAAGCCTTACGCCTGCGAATCATCGTCAGTAGTTTACTGCTATCGGTAGGTATCGCGGTACTTTTAGCCACGATTACCAGCCGTGCGATCGCGCATCCTATCGAAACAGTAACTCACGTTGCTAGTGCGATCGTCAAAGAATCCAATCTGGAGATTCGCACTCCCGTCACCACCAACGATGAAGTCGGTTCATTAGCCACATCTCTCAATCAGCTTGTTCAGTGGGTAGACGACTCAACCCAAGAATTGACACAAGCGCGTCAAACCTTAGAACAGCGCGTCGATGAACGAACGCAAGAATTGACGCAAGCGCTGCGAGAACTCCAACAAACCCAAGCCCAACTGATTCAACGGGAAAAAATGTCCAGTTTAGGACAGATGGTAGCGGGGATTGCCCATGAAATTAATAATCCAATTAACTTTATTTACGGTAATCTAGATTATGCTAAGCGATCGATTAACGACTTACTGATCTTGCTAGAACTGTATCGGCAAGAATATCCTCAGCCTAACGCCGCAATTCAAGAACAAAGCGAAGCGATGGATTTAGATTTCCTCATCGCCGATATGCCCAAAATGCTGTCGTCCTTAAAAAGTGGGGCTGAACGAATCCAGGAAGTTGTCTTATCATTGCGGAACTTCTGTCGTCTGGATGAAGCGCAGTTGAAACGGGCAGATATCCATGAAGGATTAGAGAATACTCTCTTGCTTGTGGGTCATCGCATTCAGCCAAACATTAACCTGGTTAAAAAATACAGTCAATTACCGCGAATTGATTGTTATCCGGCTCAACTCAATCAGGCGTTTATCAACATTATCAGCAATGCCATTGACGCCTTAGAAGAGGTTCAGGGTAAAGCTATACCGACAATCGTCATTCGTAGTGAAACCATCGATAATCGTTGGATTCGCGTGTCAGTTTGGAACAACGGTGCAGCGATTCCAGGGGAAATTAAAGACCGGATATTCGATCCCTTTTTCACCACTAAGGCTGTGGGTAAAGGCACAGGGATGGGATTAGCCATTTGTTACCAGATTGTGAAAAAACACCAGGGTAAAATTGAAGTTACCTCTGAACCTGAGAAAGGAACCGAATTTGCAATTACGCTACCGATTCAAACTGAACAAGAGATGGCACTATCTGCTTAA